The nucleotide window AACAGAATCAAAAGTTATGCCAACATATTTTATGACAAATGAAGAGTTAAAGTCTCTATATTATTATATTCGTAATATAAAATAAGCTTCTTAAACAAATCTTAATATAAATTTAAGTAAAATTCGCGTTCAAAATTTAAAACAAAGGAAATGTTATGTTAGAGGGTATCATAAGAGATAGTATAACAAAACAAGCAACTAAAACTTTAAGAAGAGATGGTTACTTAATTGCAAATATCTATGGAAAAGGTTTAGAAAACGTTAATGCTGCATTCAAAAAGAATGATTTCATTAAATATTTAAGAAACAAAACAACACTTGCATTTGATGTAAATGTTGGTGGAAACCAAATCAAAGTTGTAGTTCAAGAGTATCAAAAAGATCCTATTACTTCTGATTTAGTTCATGTTGATTTAATGGTTGCACAACCAGGTGTTAAAACTACTTATAAAGTTCCTGTAACTGTAGAAGGTACACCAAAAGGTCTTAAAAATAAAGGTCTATTTGTTTATCATAAGAAAAGAGTTCCAGTTAAATCTACAATTGAAAACTTACCAGAGTCTTTCCATTTAGAAATTTCTGATCTTGATACTGGTGATAACATCCTAGTTAGAAACTTAGAATTACCAGAAGGTGTTCAATGTTTCTTAGATCCAAGAGTACCAATCGTAGGTGTAATTAAAGCTAAGTAATCTTAGGTTTAAAATGCATTTAATAGTAGGTCTTGGGAATATTGGTGAAAAATACCAATTAACTAGACACAATGTAGGTTTTTTAGTCATTGATGAAATGACTAAAAGCCTACAATCTTCAAATATAAATAAATCAAACTTCAAAGCTGATGTTTTAAAATCTGGTTATAACTTATTTGTTAAACCAAGTACTTATATGAACAACTCAGGTCAAGCAGTTGTTGCTATCAAAGATTATTATAAAATTGACATAGAAAATATAATCGTTATTCATGATGATTTAGATTTACCATTTGGAACTGTTAAGTTTAAAATAGGTGGTGGTCATGGTGGACATAATGGTCTTAGGTCATTGGACTCACATATTGGCAAGGATTATATTCGTGTACGAATTGGAATAGGGAAGCCAGAAGATAAGTCTGACGTTGCAAATTATGTATTATCAAACTTTTCAAAAGAGGAATTAAATAAATTAGAAGGTATAATCACTCATACTATTAAAGCAATTGAAGCACTTAAAAGTGAACCAATTGACGAAGTAAAATCTAAATTTACATTGAAATAATGATATGAGAATAATAACAAAATATATTTTAAAAAAATACCTAATTAATTTTATTATTGTATTAATGTCCTTGCAACTATTTTTTGTAGGAATGGACTTTTTACAGAATTCGAAAGATTTGCCTGCTTCAGCCAATCTACAACTTTTATATCTTATGTATAATAGTTTTTTTACATTAACATTAACTTTGCCCTTATCATTGGTATTTGGATGGATTGTTACATTAGTTATTTTTGTTAGAAACAATGAATTAGTTGCTTTTTCTTCTTTAGGTGCAAAAAGAGTTAATATCTATTTTCCTGTAGTTATAATCTCTTTTATTTTATTAGCTATTTTAATATTTATTCAAACAACACCACTTGCATACTCGTATGAACAAAAGAAAAAGATACTTGATGGAAACTATTTTTCTAGTTCAAAATCTGATATTTTCTTAAAATATGATAATAATTTTATCTACTTTAAAAAACTTCATCCTTTAAGAAAAGAGGCAGAAGATATTCATATTTATAAAGTAGAAGATAGAGATTTAGTTGAAACTATTATTGCAAAAAGAGCATATTTCCAAAATAATAAATGGTATGTTGTTGATGCGAAAATAGTTAAAAAACCTAAAGAGATGAATTTTGAAACTTCTAGATTAGAAGTAAGATATGAAAAATTTTTAAATACTTTAGAAGGCTTTAAACCTAAAATTCTTGATAATGTATATGAAGAAAAATCTAATTTTTCTATTATGGATGCATTTTCTGCATTGTCTTTACTTGAAAAACAAGGTGTAAATACAGATAAAATTAGAGCGGCAATCTATTATGAGATTTTTATACCATTTTTTATTTTACCTTTAATTATGATAATATTTAGTTACACTTCATTAAATCGAAGATTCTTTAATGTAGGTAGTTATACATCATTAACAATATTTGGTACATTAGTTATTTGGGGTATCTTTTTTATGCTATATAAGTTTTCAAATAGTGGTGTGATTAAGCCAGAACTATCGTTGTTATTGCCTTTATTCTTGTGGTTTAGTGGTACATATATTATTTATAAGAAGAGAAAGAAGAATGGCTAAAGTTAAAGCATATGGAATTTTATTATATAAAATACAGAACGAAAGTATTAAAGTTTTACTTTGTAAGTCTGTTAAGAGTCTTGATAGATGGGGATGCTTAAAAGGTGTTATCTTAAAAGGGGAAAGCTCAAAAGAGTGTGCAAAAAGAGAGTTTAAAGAAGAGTGTGGAATAACTGTTCCTACTTTTATTTTTGAAAAATATTTTTCTCAAGAGAATGATGAAAAAGATATTGGTGTTTGGATTGTAAATGCTAATAAAATAGAAGGTATTGACTCTTTCTTTTCCAAAGATAAACTTCTTGATAACTATCTTTCATGGGAAAATTCAAAGGTTAAGTTTTTTGATATAAAAGATTTACCAAAGATAAAAAAGAAACAGTCTCAATTAGTCTCTAAAATTAAGGGTTTTTTAGAAAATATGAATCGACACCATTAGCAATACCTTTTGCTAATGCTTTTTGATATTTAGTTTGATATAATCTTCTAGACTCTTCAGGGTGAGTAATATATCCAACTTCAATTAAAACTGATGGCATTTGTGCACCAACTAAAACCCAAAATGGTCCTTCTCTAACTCCACCATCAACTACTTCTTTATAGATTTTTCTTGCATTAAATAGCATATTTCTTTGAATATCAATTGATAGTTTATGTGAAGCAGTAATTCTTGGTCTATTTAAAGATTCTAAGAATGCTTTTTTTGTAGAACCATTCATTTTACTAACATCTGAACCATTCTCTTTTGCTGCAACTCTTTTAGCTCTTTCACTTCTTGCTGGACTTAAAAAGAAGGTTTCTATTCCTTCTAATTTATTTGCTTTTGCTTTTCCAATAGCATTTGCATGAATTGAAATAAATATATCAGCACTTTTTTTATTTGCTAAGACAGTTCTATTTCTCACTTTTATAAATCTGTCTTTGTTTCTAGTAAGATATACTTTATATCCTCTTTTTTTCAAATGAGATTCTAAATATTTTGCTACTTTAAATACCACAACTTTTTCATATCTTTTTCTAGGACCAATTCCTCCAGGATCTTTCCCTCCATGTCCTGCATCAATAACTACAACTTTATTAAGACCAGGTCTATATTGAACCTTTTTAGGTTTTTTAGTAGTAGTTTTTGAACTATTACTAGCATTGTTTTTTGTATCAAGGACTTTTAAAATTAGTCTTTTATTATTTACAAAGAAATAGACAGTTTTTAGGTTATAATTATCTTCAAAAAGTATTCTTAAAGTATTAGGAGTTTTTTGTTTAATAACTATTTGTTTAACCCCATCAATACTTAATTTTGTAGGGTAGGCATCTTTAAAACTACCCTTAATATCGTATATATCTTGATATCCAGATTTTACTTTTTCTTCGAAGAAGTTTATATAGTTTTTAGAAACTTTTGTTTTAAAATCTATAATTATCATATTTTTTCTAGATTCAACTGCTTTAATTGTATATTTATAGTCTTCTGCTCTTTTTTCAATCTCTTTAGAAATTTTTGTTTTAGTAGTCTTTTTAGTTTTTACAACTTCTATTAGTTCTATTTTTATATGTTTTTTTGTTTGATTGTTATATTTATTTAATTCACTTTGGTATTTTGTAATATCTTTATTTAATTTTTTACCAGCTTTAATAAGTATCTTTAAATTTTTTATTTCTTTATCTTTATCACTGTTAAGTACAGCTTTTAAATAGTCCATTCTTGCATCGTTGTACTCTTCTAAAGTACTAGCAAGAATTGAGTTTGTAGTTAAGGTTAATATGAGAAAGGTTTGAAGGAAAAATCTTTTAAGAATTTTTATTCTCCTTTTGTAAGTTTTTCCATTAATTCATGAACTGAAATTAATCTATCAACTTTATATCCATTTGCTCCAGTGAAGAATAATCCTGTATCTAAATCACCTTGATAAGCAGCGCCAAGTCTATCTGCAATACAATATCCTACTGCTCTTGCTTCAACACCTCTATGGCATGGAGCAACACAGTTAGAAATACAAACTACTTTTGGAGCAGTTTTTTCTTCTAAAGATTTTTGAAGGTTTGTCATAACACCTCTTGCAGGAAGACCAACAGGAGATTTCATAAGTTTAATATCATCTTCTTTTGAATCAATTAAAACCTTTTTTAGGTTTGTATCTGCATCACATTCATATGTACCAATGAATCTTGTTGCCATTTGAACACCAGCACAACCCATAGCCATGAATTTATCAATGTCATTTTTATCCCAGATTCCACCAGCAGCAATAATAGGAATATCTTCTCCCCAATTTTTTGCTTCTTCAATTACAGGAGGAACTATGTTCTCTAATTTAGACTCTTCTTTGAAACAGTCTTCATATTTAAATCCTTGGTGTCCTCCACTTAATGGACCTTCAACGATAATTGCATCTGGAACTTTGTTGTATTTTTTCCATTTTTTGCAAATTAGTTTTAAAGCTCTTGCAGAACTTACAATTGGAACAAGTGCTACTTCAGGATAGTCTTGAGTAAATTTTGGCATATTTGTAGGAAGTCCTGCACCAGTGATGATAATATTTATACCAGCTTCACAGGCATCTTTTACCATTCTTCCATAATCATTACAAGCATGAAGAATGTTACATCCAAGTGGTGCGTCTCCACAGATTTTTCTTGCATTCTCTACTATTTCAAAAAATGCATCTCGTGAGTAGAAGTTCATTACATCTTTTGGTTTATCTTTTCTTAAAACGATATTTACGTTTTCACTGGCATTTTTATAATAACCAGTACCTACTGATGATATAACTCCAAGACCACCTTCTTTACTAACATTTCCTGCTAATTGATCCCAGCTGATTCCAACACCCATTCCACCTTGGATAATCGGGTGTTTTATCTCATATTTCCCTATTTTCAAATCTAACCTTCTTTATTTTATTATTATCTTAGCGAAACTTTTTTTACCTTTTTGTAAAATATATTCTCCCGCTTCTAAATTTAATTTTTCATCTTGTACTTTTTCTTGATTTATTGAAACAGCATTTGCTTTAACATCTCTTCTTGCTTGTGAAGTAGACTTAACTAATCCCGAATCAACTAATGCTTGACAAATCCAAATTCCAGCTTCTAATTCAAACTCTGGCATATCACTTGGAATATCTTTTTTAGCAAATACTTTCTCGAACTCTTCTTTTGCTTTTTCTCCAGAACCAGTACCGTGGTATCTTTCAACAATTTCCATAGCTAAAGATTCTTTTACTTTTTTAGGATGTAAAGAACCATCATTTACATCTTTTTGCATTTGCTCAATCTCTTTTAATGATTTTGAAGATAGTAATTCAAAATATCTCCACATTAATTCATCTGAGATAGATAATACCTTTCCAAACATATCATTTGCTTTATCTGTAACACCAATATAATTTCCTAAGGATTTAGACATTTTTTGAACACCATCTAATCCTTCTAAAATTGGCATCATTAAAACAGCTTGTTGTTTTTTACACTCATATGCTTTTTGTAGAGTTCTTCCCATAAGTAAGTTAAACTTTTGATCAGTTCCTCCAAGTTCAATATCAGTATCCATTGCAACAGAATCATACCCTTGAAGTAGTGGATAAGTAAACTCACTTACTGCAATAGGAGTATTTGAAGCATATCTTTTTGAGAAATCATCTCTTTCTAGCATTCTAGCTACTGTTAAGTTAGAAGCTAAGTTAATAAGACCAGCTGTTCCAAGTTCTTTTAACCATTTTGAGTTAAACATTACTTTTGTTTTCTCTGGATCCAAAATCTTAAATACTTGCTCTTTATATGACTCTGCATTTTGTAATACTTGTTCTGGGCTTAAAACTTTTCTAGTTTCACTTTTTCCAGTTGGGTCACCAATAGTAGCAGTAAAGTCTCCAATTAAAAATTGTACAATTCCACCATGTTTTTGAAATGTTGCCATTTTTTGAATAAGAACAGTATGTCCTAAGTGTAAATCAGGAGCAGTTGGGTCAAAGCCAGCTTTTACATTAAAATTCTCACCGTTTTCATAATAGTTTCTAATAAGTTTTTCAATTCTTTCAATATCAATTATTTCTGCAGTTCCTCTTTGAATTTCTGCTAAAGCTTCTTTAATTTGTTCTTCCATAAATCCTCTTTTTTAAACTTATTTGTTATAGGCATCTTTTTTAGAAAAGAATTCTATAACCTTTGCTTCTTTTTCAATTAATTTTCTTACTTCTTCAATATTTGATTTATTTACTTCAAACTCAATGTCACAATATTGTCTATATGAGTGTTTTTCTCTTCCATATTCAACAGATAAAATATAACCTTCAAATTGACTCATATATATTAGAAGTCGTGCTAACTCACCCTTTGTATTTGGTAAGCTAACCACCATTTTATATTGGTAAAGTGTATCTTTTGTCCATTTACAAAAAAGCATTTCATCATTACTCATAATCTTCTTATATGCTTTATCACACATTTTATGATGAATTACTGCTTTGTTCCCTTCTTTGAATGCTACAATTTCGTCAGCAAACTTTGGGTGACAACAGTGGTCAAATGATACAGAATTAATGCTAAAATTCGAATATATAATTATATTGTCAAATTTAAATCTTTTGATTTTACTAGCATACATTTTAAATCTAGCTACAAAACCTCGTTTTTCTATTACTTTTTTCTCAATTTCATGTTTTAAGTGCTTTAAGTAATCAAGATTATGTGGAACTTTTTGTAAAGGTTCTTTTTTTACAAAAGATGTAATACTATCAATATATTTTGAGAAGAAAGAGTTTAAAATATTTCTTCCTGTTAATTCATCTATTTCTCTTAATCTTTGAGAACATAAAAATTTTATTTGTTTTTTTGCTCTTGTTGTTTTTACTAAATCTGCCCATGAACATCTAGGAATAGCATAATCAACAGTTTTAATCGAAACTATATCAGAGCTTTTTAACTCCGTTAAAAGTGGTTTTTTAACTTTGTTAATAAAACATTCAACAGCATTTCTTCCTACATCTGTATGTACAGAATAGGCGTAATCTAAAGCTGTAGAACCCCTTGGTAAGTTGAATGTATCTCCTTGTGGTGAATAAACAACTATATCTTCTGAAAAAAGATCATCTTTTGTATCTTGATAAAACTCTTCTATATTTTCATTAGAGTATTCTAATGATTTCAACCAATTTAAATTTGGTTGATTTTTTGCACCAGTTTTATATTTCCAATGTGCTGCAATACCATATTCAGCTACTTTATTCATCTCAAAAGTTCTAATTTGAACTTCATAGATTTTAGAATTATAAAATACTGTAGTGTGAATAGTTCTATATCCATTCTCTTTTGGTGTAGAAACATAATCTTTAAATCTAGAAATTAAAGGTTTATACTCTAAGTGTAAAAAACCTAGAACCTTGTAACAATCTATATCTTCTTCAACTAAAACTCTAATAGCAAGTAAGTCAAGTACTTCATCTATACTTACACCTTTTCTTTGCATTTTTAAATAAATTGAATAATAATGCTTTATTCTACTATTTATTTGAATTTTACTTAAGTCATAACCATTTTTTTCTAATATCTTTTTTGTTGAAGAAATAAACTTATTAAAAGTTAGTTGGATTGCATGTTGGTGTTCTTTAATAAAATCATCAATTTTTTTGTACTCTTGTGGATAAATATAAAAAAATGCCAAATCCTCTAGGGTATTTTTAATTGTTGAAATACCTAGTCTATGAGCAATAGGAACATATACTACAAGAGTTTCTTCTGCAATTCTTAATTGCTTTTTATGTGGTAGGGCATCTAGCGTTAACATATTGTGTAGCCTATCACAAAGTTTAACAACTAAAACTCTAACATCATCAATTGATGCAATTAACATTTTTCTAAATGTAAGGGCAGAGGCAATAAGCTTTTTATCTGAATCAGAAGGTGCTAATTCATGCTCTCTTATTGCATCAATTTTTGTAAGTCCATCAACCATATGAGCAACTTCATCACCCCAGTTGCTTCTAATAAAGTTGATATCATATTTTGTATCTTCTACTACATCATGAAGTAAAGCTGTTGCAATTACATCCTCTTCTTTAGAAAAGTGAGAAGCAATTGAAGCAACCAATAAAGGGTGCACAGAATATGGTTCACCACTTTTTCTATATTGTCCTTTGTGAGCCTCAATAACAAAGTCAATAATTTCTTGAAGTTTCGGGGTGATTTTTGCTTCTGTATGAAGTAAGTGGATAGCATCGTCAAGAGTATTTATACTCTCTATTTTTTCAATAAATGGATCCATAAAATGATCTTTTAATTAATCATAAAAGCCTAAGCTTTTATAATTAATTTTTATCTACTAAACCTTCTATTACAAGTAGGCCATCTGCAATTTCATCAATTGCAATATCAGTATATTTCATATTTTGAGTATTTTTTTCTAATAATGGTTTTGCACCTTTACTTAACTCATCTGCTCTTTGACCAACTGCAATTGATAAAATATATCTATCGTTGTTTACTCTTTCTAAGGCTTTAGCCATTCTTTCTTCTAATCTCATCGGGTTTTCCTTTTGCCTATAATTTTTTATTTAACAATTGAACATTTAGTATAGTCACCTTGAACGATTTTTAAAAGATTACCTTTTTCGTTCATATTTGCAACTACAATTGGAAGTTTATTATCTTTTGCTAGTGCAATAGCAGTATCATCCATAACTTTGATATGATCTTCTAAAGCTTGGTCATAAGATATTGTATCAAGTTTTACTGCGTCTTCATATTTCATTGGGTCTTTATCATAGATACCATCAACTTTTGTTGCTTTAATTAACATTGATGCATCAATCTCTGTTGCTCTTAATGTAGCAGCAGTGTCAGTTGTAAAGTATGGGTTTCCAGTTCCAGCAGAGAAAATAACAACTCTACCTTTTTCTAGGTGTCTTTGAGCTTTTCTTACAATAAATGGTTCAGCAATTTGTTCCATTTTAATTGCAGTTGAAAGTCTAGCATTTAAACCTTTATGTTCTAAAGCTTCTTGCATTGCAACACCATTAATAACAGTTGCCAACATACCCATATAGTCAGCACTTGTTCTTTTTATAATACCATCAGCAGCAGCTGTAACACCTCTAATGATGTTACCACCACCAATTACTATTCCAACAGCGATGTTATTATCAACTAACTCTTTGATTTCATTTGCAATATAGTCTAAAATCTGAGTGTCAATACCATATCCGTCAGCACCAGCAAGTGCTTCACCTGAAAACTTTACAAGTACTCTTTTGTTCATTGTGTTCCTTTAATAATTACGGGATTATACCTAAAAATTTCTAAAAAAAAAGTTAATAAAACTAACTTAATGCCCATTCATAAAATGGTAAAACATTTATTTCAATATTTTCTTTTTTTATTGTTTCATTGTTTGAAACGGTAATTATGTAAATTTCTTTGATATCATGTTCATTTGCTGATTTGATAATTTTTTTAAGTTGAGAGCTCATAAGCATTGAATTAAAAAAAGGAATAGAGCATATAGCAATATTCTCTTTTGGCAAGTAAAAATCAATATAATCTAAATAAAAAATCTCTTGTTTTTTATTAATTAACTCCTGAAAAACAATATTTGTAAGCTCATTTTTAAATTTCTTTTTATGGGTTATTGCATCTAAAAATGCAGAGTTGTATGAGTATATCTTTTTGGGTGCTTTATCTTGATTATATTTTTTTATAAAATAGATAATCTTTTTATCTTCATACTCTTTGCACTTTGTATAGAATTTATCTTTTGAAATTTTTATATCTTGTTTAAGGTTTAAAAAAAGTTGATTTAATGATTTTTTTTCATCAATATTTTCAAATAGTATTTTTAATATCATTTCACTTGTTTCATCTTGAGTAAATAGTTTTAATACTTGTTGAAGGTGATAATAGACCTTATATTCTGATAAGTTAACTGTTTGAGGTAAATTTCCATGTTTTAGAAAAGTATTAAAGCTTTGGGTAATATTTTGGTTTTTATTTTCATGGAGTAAATACTCTTCAAAATCTAAAGGACTTAAAAACAAATTTTTATATCCTTTTAACTCCTTTTTTTCATATGTAGAAATTATTACACTATCACAATATGGAATTTTAAATGAAAAATCAAAGTTTTCAAGTACTAATACTTTGATATTATTTCTAAAGATATACTCTTCAAGATTTTCTTTTATTACTTCATAAGAGTTTCTAATGTCTTTAAAATCGATATATAAGTAATCTTTTGTATCAAAGTTTGATAGATAATCAAAAATAAGAAATGTTTTTCCTGAACCCATTGGACCAGAAAGTATTGTCTTGGGATGAGTAATTCTAATCTTTCTTTCAATAAAATTTATTTTAGAAAGTTCAAACTCATGACAATACTCTAAAGTATTCATTTTCTTTTTTCGTGAAGGACTACAGCCTCTTTTACTGCATTTACATAACTTTTTATATTTATTTTTCTATTTCTTTTATAGGCAATATCAAATGCAGTTCCATGGTCAACTGATGTTCTTATAATTGGAAGATTTAAACTTACATTAATACTTTGATCAAAGTATAAAGCTTTTAGTGGAGCTAATCCTTGGTCATGGTACATTGCTACAAAGTATTTGTAGTTTTTCCTTGACATTGGAGAAAAAGCAGTATCAGGTACTAAAGGACCTTTGAAAATCTCTTTATTTAGTTCTTTATTTGCATTTTTAATTGCTTTAAAAATTTCTACTTCTTCATTACCTAAAACGCCATTATCGCTAGCATGGGGATTAAGTCCTAAAACACCTATTTTTTTAGCATTTACACTTTTTTGAAAATCTAAAAGAAAAGTAGTTAAATCTTTTTCATTTATTTTTTTAGGAACTTTTTTTAAAGCACAATGTTCTGTAAAAAGACCTACAAACATTTTTTTGCATCCTAGCATCATAATTGCATTTTTACCAAAAAAATCCCTTAGAACTTCTGTATGACCTTTATATTTTATTCCTGCTTTATTCCATGCTTCTTTATTAACAGGAAGAGTTACAATTGAAGTAACTTTTTTGTTTTTAGCAAGATTAATTGCTTTACAAAATGAGTCATATGAAAATTTACCACTTTTTTTTGTAACTTGTCCAGGTTTTATTTCAAAATCAGCTTTTACATTATGAATCTTAAACTCTTTTGGAATATCAAGTTCTAAAAGTTGTGAAGCATTTTTTAACATAGTTTTATTTATACAATAAATAGGTTCACAATATGTAGATATTTTTTCATGGGCACTAAGAGCTATTTCTATACCAATACCATTTAAATCACCTACTGAAATAGCAATTTTAGGTTTTTTGGTACTCATACTAACTCTTTCATATCTTTAATAGCTTTTTCTAATCCTGTGAAAACAGACCTAGCAATAATACTTTGCCCAATATTTAACTCTTCAATTGTTTTGATAGATGAAATAAGTCCAACATTTTGATAGTTTAATCCATGTCCAGCAGCAACTTTTAAATTAAGTTCTTGCGCTAAAGCAGCAGATTTTTTAATATCTTTTCTACTTTTGTTAAGTAAATCTTTAAGTACTTTTTTAGGTAATTCTAACTCTTTAATACAGTGGTGTGTTTGACTTAAATTACTATATAACATTGCATAAATATTTGCAAAAGATCCTGTATGAAGTTCTACCCACTCAACTTTTAGTTTAGAACTTAATTCAATCATCTCTTTAGTAGGATCAATAAATAGTGAAACTTCAATTTCATTGTCATGCAATTTTTTAATAGCTTTTCTGATTTTAGTATAATATGTATCTAAATTAAGTCCACCTTCTGTTGTAACTTCTTCTCTTTTTTCTGGAACAAGAGTCGCTCTATTAGGTTTTAACTTACAAACTATATCAATGATTTCTTCATCAATAGCACACTCTAAGTTAACTGGAAGTGAACTTTGTTCTATAATTGCTTTTGCATCATTATCATGAATATGTCTTCTATCTTCTCTTAAGTGAATAGTAATTTGATCAGCACCAGCAAGTTTACAAATTCCTAATGCATCAAGTGGGTTAGGGTCATTTATTTGTCTTGCTTCTCTTAAAACAGCTATATGGTCTATAT belongs to Arcobacter sp. CECT 8983 and includes:
- the pyrH gene encoding UMP kinase codes for the protein MNKRVLVKFSGEALAGADGYGIDTQILDYIANEIKELVDNNIAVGIVIGGGNIIRGVTAAADGIIKRTSADYMGMLATVINGVAMQEALEHKGLNARLSTAIKMEQIAEPFIVRKAQRHLEKGRVVIFSAGTGNPYFTTDTAATLRATEIDASMLIKATKVDGIYDKDPMKYEDAVKLDTISYDQALEDHIKVMDDTAIALAKDNKLPIVVANMNEKGNLLKIVQGDYTKCSIVK
- the pdxA gene encoding 4-hydroxythreonine-4-phosphate dehydrogenase, whose amino-acid sequence is MSTKKPKIAISVGDLNGIGIEIALSAHEKISTYCEPIYCINKTMLKNASQLLELDIPKEFKIHNVKADFEIKPGQVTKKSGKFSYDSFCKAINLAKNKKVTSIVTLPVNKEAWNKAGIKYKGHTEVLRDFFGKNAIMMLGCKKMFVGLFTEHCALKKVPKKINEKDLTTFLLDFQKSVNAKKIGVLGLNPHASDNGVLGNEEVEIFKAIKNANKELNKEIFKGPLVPDTAFSPMSRKNYKYFVAMYHDQGLAPLKALYFDQSINVSLNLPIIRTSVDHGTAFDIAYKRNRKINIKSYVNAVKEAVVLHEKRK
- a CDS encoding pyridoxine 5'-phosphate synthase, which translates into the protein MLLGVNIDHIAVLREARQINDPNPLDALGICKLAGADQITIHLREDRRHIHDNDAKAIIEQSSLPVNLECAIDEEIIDIVCKLKPNRATLVPEKREEVTTEGGLNLDTYYTKIRKAIKKLHDNEIEVSLFIDPTKEMIELSSKLKVEWVELHTGSFANIYAMLYSNLSQTHHCIKELELPKKVLKDLLNKSRKDIKKSAALAQELNLKVAAGHGLNYQNVGLISSIKTIEELNIGQSIIARSVFTGLEKAIKDMKELV
- a CDS encoding ATP-binding protein, giving the protein MNTLEYCHEFELSKINFIERKIRITHPKTILSGPMGSGKTFLIFDYLSNFDTKDYLYIDFKDIRNSYEVIKENLEEYIFRNNIKVLVLENFDFSFKIPYCDSVIISTYEKKELKGYKNLFLSPLDFEEYLLHENKNQNITQSFNTFLKHGNLPQTVNLSEYKVYYHLQQVLKLFTQDETSEMILKILFENIDEKKSLNQLFLNLKQDIKISKDKFYTKCKEYEDKKIIYFIKKYNQDKAPKKIYSYNSAFLDAITHKKKFKNELTNIVFQELINKKQEIFYLDYIDFYLPKENIAICSIPFFNSMLMSSQLKKIIKSANEHDIKEIYIITVSNNETIKKENIEINVLPFYEWALS